One Desulfobulbus propionicus DSM 2032 DNA segment encodes these proteins:
- a CDS encoding S1 family peptidase, giving the protein MKVDHISLSTTPVFLRKGSQVVSQGTGFYFLSNKDNGQVLFLLTNYHVLTGSAPSERKAPIGDNIFFQFHESDTETGKIRNSNLPLFTPSGKPLWLVSSDHPEADFAVIPLPTQCSKDCKVFCLSEEWATQKMKIRPATDVSLVGYPYGFYDTSNALPIWKSGTLASEPKVNFEGKPLMLIDVSAFPGMSGSPVFAIANGMYEMAEGNSVTPGMVRQFIGIYASMQMVSKNKYLEEIVHDTKVGIRDLESLEIGHVWKGSIITELIDNIDIGKYETEIIQELSRTIG; this is encoded by the coding sequence ATGAAAGTTGACCATATATCCCTTTCTACGACTCCAGTATTTTTAAGGAAAGGTAGTCAGGTTGTTTCCCAAGGCACAGGATTTTACTTCTTATCAAATAAAGATAATGGCCAAGTCCTTTTCTTATTAACAAATTATCATGTTCTTACAGGTTCAGCTCCTAGTGAACGGAAAGCGCCTATTGGTGACAATATCTTTTTCCAATTTCACGAATCAGATACCGAAACAGGAAAAATAAGAAATTCCAATCTTCCTTTATTTACTCCAAGCGGTAAGCCATTATGGCTTGTAAGCTCCGACCATCCAGAAGCAGATTTTGCTGTAATCCCTTTGCCCACGCAGTGCTCGAAGGATTGTAAAGTGTTTTGTCTTTCAGAAGAATGGGCAACTCAAAAAATGAAAATTCGACCAGCAACAGATGTTTCTCTGGTAGGTTATCCCTATGGCTTCTATGATACTTCAAACGCGCTTCCTATTTGGAAATCAGGAACACTTGCAAGTGAGCCAAAAGTGAATTTCGAAGGAAAACCTCTAATGTTAATTGATGTATCTGCTTTTCCAGGAATGTCAGGGTCTCCTGTATTCGCTATTGCCAACGGGATGTATGAAATGGCAGAAGGAAATTCAGTCACACCTGGTATGGTGAGACAATTCATAGGTATTTATGCAAGCATGCAAATGGTTAGTAAAAACAAATATTTAGAAGAGATCGTGCATGATACAAAAGTTGGGATTAGGGATCTCGAGTCATTAGAGATCGGTCATGTATGGAAAGGTAGCATAATTACCGAGTTGATAGACAATATTGATATTGGAAAATATGAAACGGAAATAATACAAGAATTGAGCCGAACAATCGGTTGA
- the ybaK gene encoding Cys-tRNA(Pro) deacylase has product MTPAITALKKAKVPYRLHAYQHDAGAASYGGEAAQKLAIEPAQVFKTLVVETDGQKFVIGIVPVAHQLDLKLLAQALGTKKAAMAQAQDAEKMTGYVLGGISPLGQKRKLATVIDASATGFATIFVSAGRRGLEIELAPHDLCALTHGTFAEISR; this is encoded by the coding sequence ATGACGCCCGCGATCACCGCCCTCAAAAAAGCCAAGGTGCCGTATCGGCTGCATGCCTACCAGCACGATGCCGGTGCAGCCTCCTATGGCGGTGAAGCCGCGCAGAAGCTTGCCATCGAGCCCGCGCAGGTCTTCAAGACCCTGGTTGTCGAGACCGACGGCCAGAAGTTTGTGATCGGCATTGTTCCCGTTGCCCATCAGTTGGACCTCAAACTCCTGGCGCAGGCCCTCGGCACCAAAAAAGCCGCGATGGCCCAGGCGCAGGACGCGGAAAAGATGACCGGCTATGTGCTGGGCGGCATCAGCCCCTTGGGGCAAAAGAGAAAACTGGCGACCGTGATCGATGCCTCGGCAACCGGTTTTGCCACCATCTTCGTCAGCGCCGGCCGCCGTGGGCTGGAGATCGAGCTTGCGCCCCACGACCTGTGCGCCTTGACCCACGGGACCTTTGCGGAGATCAGCCGATGA
- a CDS encoding DUF3644 domain-containing protein: MKSRSRALLDKSLGAVLSAMEIYNKPDFYYREETFSILMVNAWELLLKARLLQLSNNKVASIVKYEKRQNADGSTSEKLYRSYSRSGNVKTVSLFVAYDLIINEYGDKLDNLVRKNLEALIEIRDNSVHFLNKDFELKRKIFEIGTASLKNYLNLVIKWFGVDLSKYNFFLMPMAFIRDFHKAKVVSLTIQEKKLIKFVENLQSKVEDDETKDFNLALEVSVHLKRASSTTTTNTITISNDPNAPVVRLSEEDIREKYPWDYAVLTTRLKKRYNDFKCNQDYHGIRKPLESDEKYCNTRLLDPGNPSSSKKIFYNPNILKEFDKHYNKS; encoded by the coding sequence ATGAAATCAAGATCACGCGCATTATTGGATAAGTCATTGGGTGCCGTCTTGTCTGCAATGGAAATTTATAACAAGCCAGATTTCTATTACAGAGAGGAGACTTTTTCAATTTTGATGGTCAATGCATGGGAGCTGTTGCTAAAAGCAAGGTTGTTGCAGCTTAGTAACAACAAAGTGGCCTCAATAGTCAAATACGAAAAAAGACAAAATGCTGATGGGTCAACTTCTGAGAAACTGTATAGGTCTTACAGTAGGTCCGGGAATGTAAAAACAGTAAGTCTTTTTGTCGCCTATGATTTAATAATTAATGAGTATGGAGATAAACTTGACAATTTAGTTCGGAAAAATCTTGAAGCATTAATAGAAATTCGTGACAATTCTGTCCATTTTTTAAACAAAGACTTTGAGTTAAAACGTAAAATATTCGAAATTGGAACGGCCTCACTAAAAAATTATCTTAATTTAGTTATTAAATGGTTCGGTGTTGATCTATCTAAATACAATTTCTTCTTAATGCCGATGGCTTTTATCCGTGATTTTCACAAAGCGAAAGTTGTTTCTTTGACCATCCAAGAAAAGAAATTAATCAAATTTGTTGAAAATTTACAAAGTAAGGTCGAAGACGATGAAACAAAAGATTTCAACCTGGCACTAGAAGTTTCGGTGCATCTTAAGCGAGCGAGTAGCACTACAACAACAAATACAATAACAATTTCCAATGATCCTAATGCGCCGGTCGTTCGACTTTCTGAAGAGGATATTCGAGAAAAATATCCATGGGATTATGCTGTATTAACAACAAGGTTAAAGAAAAGATATAATGATTTCAAATGTAACCAAGACTACCATGGAATTCGTAAGCCGCTTGAATCAGATGAGAAATACTGTAATACACGTCTACTAGATCCAGGTAATCCATCAAGCAGCAAAAAAATATTTTACAACCCAAATATTCTTAAAGAATTTGATAAACATTATAACAAAAGTTAA
- a CDS encoding IS5 family transposase: MIQPGFFDLQDRLHKIDKNGDPLAKINETVNWEMFRPALEKARDKGRQSTVGPKGYDVILLFKILILQSLYNLSDDATEFQILDRHSFGRFLGLHISQKVPDATTIWRFREDLVKAGIVEELFATFDAHLRDNGFMAMKGQIVDASIVSVPKQRNSREENARIKEGDIPENWSENKRRRKDADARWTKKNGKSYYGYKNHISVDVKHKLIRSYAVTDAALHDSNVFEQLLADNTSKDVWADSAYRSADRLERLGQDGFREHIQRKGSRNRPLTPREQEGNRTRSKVRSRIEHVFGVQAQRAGNVLLRTIGIARARAKIGLRNLVYNIDRMGMLLAASR; this comes from the coding sequence ATGATCCAGCCCGGCTTTTTTGATTTGCAGGACCGATTGCACAAAATCGACAAGAACGGCGACCCACTTGCCAAGATCAACGAGACGGTCAACTGGGAGATGTTTCGTCCTGCGCTCGAAAAGGCCAGGGACAAGGGCCGGCAGTCTACGGTCGGGCCGAAGGGGTACGACGTCATCCTGCTGTTTAAGATTCTCATCCTGCAGTCGTTGTACAATCTGTCGGATGACGCGACCGAGTTTCAGATTCTCGACCGGCACTCCTTTGGGCGCTTTCTTGGTCTGCACATCAGCCAGAAGGTTCCCGATGCCACCACCATCTGGCGTTTTCGGGAAGACCTCGTCAAGGCCGGCATTGTAGAGGAACTGTTTGCGACCTTCGATGCGCATCTCCGGGACAACGGCTTCATGGCGATGAAAGGGCAGATCGTGGATGCCAGCATTGTCAGCGTGCCCAAACAGCGGAACAGCCGGGAGGAAAATGCCCGGATCAAAGAGGGCGACATCCCGGAGAACTGGTCCGAGAACAAGCGGCGTAGAAAAGACGCGGACGCGCGCTGGACCAAGAAGAACGGCAAGTCTTATTACGGCTACAAGAACCACATCTCGGTGGATGTGAAGCACAAGTTGATTCGCAGCTATGCCGTGACCGATGCGGCCCTGCACGACAGCAACGTGTTCGAGCAACTCCTTGCCGACAATACGAGCAAGGACGTCTGGGCGGATTCGGCCTATCGATCCGCGGATCGATTGGAGCGCCTCGGCCAGGATGGTTTTCGTGAACACATCCAACGCAAGGGGAGCCGCAATCGTCCCTTGACGCCCAGAGAACAGGAGGGCAACCGAACCAGATCCAAGGTCCGTTCGCGAATCGAGCATGTCTTTGGTGTACAGGCGCAGCGAGCGGGGAATGTACTGTTGCGCACGATCGGCATAGCCCGAGCCCGAGCAAAGATCGGCTTGCGCAACTTGGTGTATAACATTGACCGAATGGGGATGCTTCTGGCTGCAAGCAGGTGA